One window of Rhipicephalus sanguineus isolate Rsan-2018 unplaced genomic scaffold, BIME_Rsan_1.4 Seq422, whole genome shotgun sequence genomic DNA carries:
- the LOC119377247 gene encoding biogenesis of lysosome-related organelles complex 1 subunit 3 codes for MAEATDAELSAAAEPPTVSSGQQATVVCGEASESDDEDLSISTSTIASDLSMSSASDSVTSSERRSAEPSQHRTLLHRKLRERNASLRRSVCELMRHPYQNAARELGAISQNLVRSHQLLQEVSTSLRKLTNELFQIEDKLDTIQHCNIIPEITIPPPNPRASPECL; via the coding sequence ATGGCGGAAGCGACAGACGCAGAGTTGAGCGCGGCAGCAGAGCCGCCCACTGTCAGCAGCGGCCAGCAGGCTACTGTAGTGTGCGGGGAAGCTTCAGAATCGGACGACGAGGACCTCAGCATTTCGACCAGCACAATCGCCAGCGATCTCAGCATGTCGAGTGCCAGCGACAGCGTTACATCGAGCGAGCGTCGATCTGCGGAGCCGAGCCAGCACAGGACACTTCTGCATCGAAAGCTCCGCGAGCGCAACGCGAGCTTGCGCAGGAGCGTATGCGAACTGATGCGGCATCCATACCAGAACGCTGCTCGCGAACTTGGTGCAATTTCTCAGAATCTTGTTCGCTCGCATCAACTTCTACAAGAGGTGTCCACCTCCCTCAGGAAACTGACCAACGAACTTTTTCAGATTGAGGACAAACTCGACACTATACAGCACTGCAATATCATTCCAGAAATAACGATCCCCCCGCCAAATCCCCGTGCGTCACCAGAATGTCTGTGA